From the Daucus carota subsp. sativus chromosome 8, DH1 v3.0, whole genome shotgun sequence genome, one window contains:
- the LOC108197506 gene encoding transcription factor bHLH147, whose translation MASTLNSNPVTTSPRESSRKKKKKRGQLKASSQSPENNQISWKSETQQQLYSSKLVQALRQVRLDSSSASVPSRSRAVRDTAYRVLATTAKGKTRWSRAILTNRLKLKFLKKAKRHRVPIADRRSAKKPKVSILKLKSKNLPAVQRKAKALGRLVPGCRKEPFPVVLEETADYIVALEMQIRAMAALADLLSGGGSSSGASSSTQPQLDQNMDESSS comes from the coding sequence ATGGCATCGACTCTGAATTCGAATCCAGTAACGACATCTCCACGAGAATCTTcgcgaaaaaagaaaaagaagagaggCCAGCTCAAAGCCTCATCTCAAAGCCCTGAAAACAATCAAATTTCATGGAAATCAGAAACTCAGCAGCAGCTCTACTCTTCTAAACTCGTCCAGGCTCTCCGCCAGGTTCGCCTCGACTCGTCTTCAGCCTCCGTGCCAAGCCGGAGTCGAGCTGTTCGCGATACTGCTTATCGGGTCCTGGCTACTACTGCCAAAGGGAAAACCAGGTGGAGCCGAGCAATTCTCACTAACAGGCTCAAGCTCAAGTTTCTGAAGAAGGCTAAAAGACATAGAGTACCAATTGCTGATCGTAGATCAGCAAAGAAGCCGAAAGTGAGCATACTGAAGCTGAAATCGAAGAATTTACCAGCTGTGCAGAGAAAAGCTAAGGCCCTCGGGCGGTTAGTGCCTGGCTGTAGAAAAGAGCCCTTCCCGGTTGTTTTAGAAGAAACGGCTGATTACATTGTTGCGTTGGAGATGCAAATTCGCGCTATGGCTGCGTTAGCTGATCTTCTTTCGGGTGGTGGCTCGAGTTCTGGAGCCAGTTCTAGCACACAGCCTCAGCTTGATCAGAACATGGATGAATCAAGTTCTTGA
- the LOC108199822 gene encoding uncharacterized protein LOC108199822 isoform X1: protein MRDHLRTPQQPHKLAKRNLKWSFEQYRSPRKFVEQCNDAVIAPGPDDVSINSVKDSDDFQVDESSVENSMSSPSTAVPPSVASADLYLSPLSSALTSDGSPILSDLSPLCSALTVNASPVSSKCSQMSSTITSDKVHTEDVRVNCQTADLSEYVKRDSGKIELFGKKLRQVRTQRMNSDNMILLSKSVLDELLKIAIEDLHNLPEKRGWFSEIVEKKVMNVLRKLFVVTLTFMLLIIFVGVFIFSSDKRSSYNELVPT from the exons ATGAGAGATCATCTTCGCACTCCTCAGCAGCCTCATAAGCTCGCAAAGCGCAATTTGAAATGGAGCTTCGAACAATACAGATCTCCGAGAAAA TTTGTTGAGCAATGTAACGATGCGGTTATCGCTCCTGGACCGGATGATGTTTCAATCAATTCAGTCAAGGATTCTGATGATTTTCAAGTGGATGAATCTTCGGTGGAG AATTCCATGAGTTCACCAAGTACAGCTGTTCCGCCATCAGTCGCATCAGCAGATTTATATCTCTCTCCTTTGTCCTCCGCACTCACTTCCGATGGCTCTCCAATATTGTCCGATCTCTCTCCTTTGTGCTCAGCGCTCACTGTCAATGCATCTCCAGTTTCCTCTAAATGCTCTCAGATGTCCTCCACAATTACTTCGGACAAGGTGCACACTGAAGATGTCAGAGTCAACTGCCAAACTGCAGATTTAAGTGAGTATGTGAAGAGAGACTCCGGGAAGATAGAGCTTTTTGGGAAAAAACTTAGACAGGTTAGAACCCAAAGGATGAATTCAGACAATATGATACTTCTATCTAAGAGTGTGCTGGACGAACTGTTGAAGATTGCGATTGAGGACTTGCATAATCTGCCTGAGAAGAGAGGCTGGTTCAGTGAAATAGTTGAGAAGAAAGTTATGAATGTCCTCAGGAAGCTTTTCGTTGTCACTTTGACGTTCATGCTGTTGATCATTTTCGTGGGAGTTTTCATCTTCAGTTCAGATAAAAGAAGCTCTTACAATGAACTTGTGCCAACATGA
- the LOC108199822 gene encoding uncharacterized protein LOC108199822 isoform X2 yields MFVEQCNDAVIAPGPDDVSINSVKDSDDFQVDESSVENSMSSPSTAVPPSVASADLYLSPLSSALTSDGSPILSDLSPLCSALTVNASPVSSKCSQMSSTITSDKVHTEDVRVNCQTADLSEYVKRDSGKIELFGKKLRQVRTQRMNSDNMILLSKSVLDELLKIAIEDLHNLPEKRGWFSEIVEKKVMNVLRKLFVVTLTFMLLIIFVGVFIFSSDKRSSYNELVPT; encoded by the exons ATG TTTGTTGAGCAATGTAACGATGCGGTTATCGCTCCTGGACCGGATGATGTTTCAATCAATTCAGTCAAGGATTCTGATGATTTTCAAGTGGATGAATCTTCGGTGGAG AATTCCATGAGTTCACCAAGTACAGCTGTTCCGCCATCAGTCGCATCAGCAGATTTATATCTCTCTCCTTTGTCCTCCGCACTCACTTCCGATGGCTCTCCAATATTGTCCGATCTCTCTCCTTTGTGCTCAGCGCTCACTGTCAATGCATCTCCAGTTTCCTCTAAATGCTCTCAGATGTCCTCCACAATTACTTCGGACAAGGTGCACACTGAAGATGTCAGAGTCAACTGCCAAACTGCAGATTTAAGTGAGTATGTGAAGAGAGACTCCGGGAAGATAGAGCTTTTTGGGAAAAAACTTAGACAGGTTAGAACCCAAAGGATGAATTCAGACAATATGATACTTCTATCTAAGAGTGTGCTGGACGAACTGTTGAAGATTGCGATTGAGGACTTGCATAATCTGCCTGAGAAGAGAGGCTGGTTCAGTGAAATAGTTGAGAAGAAAGTTATGAATGTCCTCAGGAAGCTTTTCGTTGTCACTTTGACGTTCATGCTGTTGATCATTTTCGTGGGAGTTTTCATCTTCAGTTCAGATAAAAGAAGCTCTTACAATGAACTTGTGCCAACATGA
- the LOC108199821 gene encoding probable protein phosphatase 2C 42: protein MLQGLMDLLSLCWKPFSGSSSSSNGYRGGGENHLVNNHNHQNNNNQHHDGEFDRDRLFWYKDTGKYASGDFSMAVVQANMVLEDQCQIESGPFGTFVGVYDGHGGPEAARYVCDHLFRNFQAMSAEDNGVVTPDTITRAFLATERGFTARVEEMWPAQPKFATVGACCLVGVIYQQTLFVANLGDSRVVLGKKVGDTGVIAAIQLSTEHNANVVETRRDLKELHPNDPHIVVLKHGVWRVKGIIQVSRSIGDVYMKYARFNREPISEKFRLPEPMNMPIMSATPSILSHPLQPNDSFLIFASDGLWEHLSNEKAVEIVHNNPHAGSAKMLVKAALHEAARKREMRYSDLRKIEKKVRRHFHDDISVIVLFFNHDRISRGMGLDSRLSVRSHLEH from the exons ATGCTTCAAGGACTGATGGATCTCTTATCACTTTGTTGGAAGCCCTTTAGTGggagtagtagtagtagtaacGGGTATAGAGGTGGAGGTGAGAATCATCTTGTGAATAATCATAATCAtcagaataataataatcagcATCATGATGGGGAGTTTGATAGAGATAGGTTGTTTTGGTATAAGGATACAGGTAAGTATGCTAGTGGAGACTTTTCAATGGCTGTGGTTCAAGCTAATATGGTTCTCGAAGATCAGTGTCAGATTGAATCTGGTCCTTTTGGGACCTTTGTTGGGGTCTATGATGGTCATGGTGGCCCCGAGGCTGCTCGATATGTTTGCGATCATTTGTTCAGGAACTTTCAAG CAATGTCGGCTGAAGACAATGGTGTTGTGACACCTGATACAATCACTAGAGCTTTTCTGGCAACAGAAAGAGGTTTTACTGCTCGTGTAGAAGAAATGTGGCCTGCTCAACCTAAATTTGCAACTGTTGGAGCATGTTGTTTAGTTGGAGTGATTTATCAGCAAACTCTGTTTGTTGCAAATCTTGGAGATTCCCGTGTTGTTTTAGGGAAGAAAGTTGGTGACACTGGAGTCATAGCTGCTATACAGCTGTCAACAGAGCATAATGCCAATGTTGTGGAAACAAGACGGGACCTCAAAGAATTACATCCTAATGATCCTCATATTGTTGTCCTAAAGCATGGAGTTTGGAGAGTAAAAGGCATCATTCAG GTTTCTAGATCTATAGGTGATGTGTATATGAAATATGCACGTTTCAACAGGGAACCAATCAGTGAAAAATTCCGGCTTCCTGAACCAATGAACATGCCCATCATGAGTGCAACTCCATCTATCCTTTCTCATCCTCTTCAACCAAATGACTCTTTCCTCATATTTGCTTCTGATGGTTTATGGGAGCACTTGAGCAATGAAAAAGCTGTGGAGATCGTCCACAATAATCCTCATGCA GGAAGTGCCAAGATGTTAGTCAAGGCTGCCCTCCATGAAGCAGCTAGAAAACGGGAGATGCGATATTCAGATCTTAGGAAGATTGAGAAAAAGGTCCGACGTCATTTCCATGATGATATATCTGTCATCGTCTTGTTCTTTAACCATGACCGAATATCTAGAGGAATGGGACTAGATAGTCGACTCTCAGTAAGAAGCCATCTAGAGCattga